A window of the Streptomyces sp. NBC_00250 genome harbors these coding sequences:
- a CDS encoding DUF2264 domain-containing protein, giving the protein MPAPHLRLPPTDRVLSPRTGWTRAHWEALADRQLEALVPYATPGFAQYRLPGRTSWSGVVSDGLEGYARSFLLASFRIAGADGKVDPRLIERYTQGLTAGTLRDSPEAWPALTDCSQQMVEAASIAIGLHETRPWIWDTLDSADQERVVEWLSGFVGARTWDNNWRLFQVVSEQFLASVGAPHSKDDIEGGLERIEDWYVGDGWYSDGDGRNFDYYIGWAMHLYPLLWARMAGPDGDGGRGAVYRERLSLFLSAYPQFFGADGAPVHQGRSLTYRFAATAPVWLGALADCTPLAPGLTRRLASGTARHFVERGVPDERGLLPLGWYGTHLPTTQPYSGPASPYWASKAFLGLLLPADHPVWTEREQPLPVEEGTQYTALPAPGWLLHGTPHDGIVRLVNHGSDHNPPDGPGEDDPHYAKFGYSTATAPESAPHAWERTVDGHLALLATDGTPSRRSRIHPVSCEGRTASSRHTARLPGYDEEFPVESTSLLHGPWEIRVHRLRTPEGVRVREGGYAVADVTPPHVLRGPGWALARTEAGLTSAVVGLHGWEEEGEIAREVEANAFGPHSATPYLLTSGPFDPGHAGGTRVQVTLVVLTRDAVHPEALRSAIHCERGEDDRIRITFPDGETLTT; this is encoded by the coding sequence GTGCCCGCACCCCATCTGCGCCTGCCGCCGACCGACCGCGTCCTGTCCCCCCGTACCGGCTGGACGCGTGCCCACTGGGAGGCGCTCGCCGACCGGCAGTTGGAGGCGCTCGTCCCGTACGCCACCCCGGGCTTCGCTCAGTACCGCCTGCCGGGCCGCACCAGCTGGTCGGGCGTCGTCTCCGACGGCCTCGAAGGGTACGCACGGTCATTTCTGCTCGCCTCCTTCCGGATCGCGGGTGCGGACGGAAAGGTCGACCCGCGTCTGATCGAAAGGTATACGCAGGGTCTGACAGCGGGCACGCTGCGTGACAGTCCCGAAGCCTGGCCGGCGCTCACCGACTGCTCGCAGCAGATGGTGGAGGCGGCCTCCATCGCCATCGGTCTGCACGAGACGCGCCCGTGGATCTGGGACACGCTCGACTCCGCCGACCAGGAGCGGGTGGTCGAGTGGCTCTCCGGCTTCGTGGGGGCCCGCACCTGGGACAACAACTGGCGGCTGTTCCAGGTGGTGTCGGAGCAGTTCCTGGCCTCCGTCGGCGCACCGCACAGCAAGGACGACATCGAGGGCGGCCTGGAGCGCATCGAGGACTGGTACGTCGGCGACGGCTGGTACAGCGACGGCGACGGCCGGAACTTCGACTACTACATCGGCTGGGCCATGCATCTGTACCCGCTGCTGTGGGCCCGTATGGCCGGACCGGACGGGGACGGCGGCCGGGGCGCGGTCTACCGGGAGCGTCTCTCCCTTTTCCTGTCCGCGTACCCGCAGTTCTTCGGCGCCGACGGGGCACCCGTCCACCAGGGGCGTTCGCTGACGTACCGGTTCGCCGCGACGGCGCCGGTGTGGCTCGGCGCCCTCGCCGACTGCACACCGCTCGCCCCCGGTCTCACCCGGCGCCTGGCCTCGGGGACGGCGCGGCACTTCGTGGAGCGCGGTGTCCCGGACGAGCGCGGACTGCTGCCCCTGGGGTGGTACGGCACCCATCTGCCGACGACCCAGCCGTACTCGGGACCGGCGTCCCCGTACTGGGCGAGCAAGGCCTTCCTCGGCCTGCTGCTGCCCGCGGACCATCCCGTGTGGACGGAGCGCGAGCAGCCCCTGCCGGTGGAGGAGGGCACGCAGTACACGGCGCTTCCGGCCCCCGGCTGGCTGCTGCACGGCACCCCGCACGACGGCATCGTCCGGCTCGTCAACCACGGCAGCGACCACAACCCGCCCGACGGTCCCGGCGAGGACGATCCGCACTACGCGAAGTTCGGGTACTCGACGGCCACGGCACCGGAGTCGGCCCCCCACGCGTGGGAGCGCACCGTGGACGGCCATCTGGCGCTCCTCGCCACCGACGGCACGCCGTCCCGGCGCAGCCGCATCCATCCGGTGTCCTGCGAGGGACGCACGGCCTCGTCCCGCCACACCGCACGGCTCCCCGGGTACGACGAGGAGTTCCCCGTCGAGTCGACGAGCCTGTTGCACGGTCCCTGGGAGATCCGCGTGCACCGGCTGCGTACCCCCGAGGGGGTACGGGTGCGCGAGGGCGGGTACGCGGTCGCGGACGTCACGCCGCCGCACGTCCTGCGGGGTCCCGGCTGGGCGCTCGCGCGGACGGAGGCGGGGCTCACGAGTGCGGTGGTGGGCCTGCACGGCTGGGAGGAGGAGGGCGAGATCGCCCGCGAGGTCGAGGCCAACGCCTTCGGTCCGCACTCGGCGACGCCGTACCTGTTGACCTCCGGTCCGTTCGATCCCGGGCACGCGGGCGGCACGCGCGTGCAGGTGACGCTGGTGGTTCTGACCCGGGACGCGGTGCACCCCGAGGCCCTGCGCTCGGCGATCCACTGCGAGAGGGGGGAGGACGACCGGATCCGGATCACGTTCCCGGACGGCGAGACGCTGACGACCTGA
- a CDS encoding MFS transporter — translation MDDDPGTEGGPRTEGDRQGWLRCLLAGAVFVVCMAGTTLPTPLYPLYQEKFGFSELTVTVVYAVYAFGVIGVLLLAGNASDTVGRRPTLLCGLGFAAASAVCFLLADTVGWLYAGRLLSGLSAGLFTGAATAYVMELAPAGGASRATLVATAANMGGLGCGPLLAGLLAEYAPEPLVLPFAVHLGLVAISVVVLLWLPETVRERRGPSAVRPQLPALPPQVRAVFVPAAIASFVGFALFGVFTSVSPAFLARYLHVDDHAVSGLIVALAFFASTAGQLAVDRVGVTRSLPLGCAVLFFGLVLLGAALYTDLLALVVLAAVVGGMGQGLAFRAALSSVAAAAPPDRRAAVISTLFVVAYTGISIPVIGVGLLADPLGLEGAGLVFIACMLVLVASAAAYLIRRPVPAKGP, via the coding sequence ATGGACGACGACCCTGGCACGGAAGGTGGCCCCCGCACCGAAGGCGACCGACAGGGCTGGTTGCGGTGTCTGCTCGCCGGGGCCGTCTTCGTCGTGTGCATGGCCGGCACCACGCTGCCGACCCCGCTCTACCCCCTCTACCAGGAGAAGTTCGGATTCTCCGAGCTGACCGTGACCGTCGTGTACGCCGTGTACGCCTTCGGGGTCATCGGCGTACTCCTGCTCGCGGGCAACGCCTCTGACACGGTCGGCAGACGGCCCACGCTGCTCTGCGGCCTGGGATTCGCGGCGGCGAGCGCCGTGTGCTTCCTGCTCGCCGACACCGTGGGCTGGCTGTACGCGGGCCGTCTCCTCTCCGGTCTGTCGGCCGGTCTGTTCACCGGCGCCGCCACCGCGTACGTCATGGAACTGGCCCCGGCCGGCGGAGCGTCCCGGGCGACGCTCGTGGCCACGGCCGCCAACATGGGAGGACTCGGCTGCGGCCCCCTGCTCGCCGGACTGCTCGCGGAGTACGCCCCCGAGCCCCTGGTCCTGCCGTTCGCCGTGCACCTCGGCCTGGTGGCGATCTCCGTCGTCGTCCTGCTGTGGCTCCCCGAGACCGTACGGGAAAGGCGAGGTCCGTCCGCCGTCCGTCCACAGCTGCCCGCGCTGCCGCCGCAGGTGCGAGCGGTGTTCGTGCCGGCGGCGATCGCCTCGTTCGTGGGGTTCGCTCTCTTCGGGGTGTTCACCTCCGTGAGCCCCGCGTTCCTCGCCCGCTATCTGCACGTCGACGATCACGCCGTGAGCGGCCTGATCGTGGCCCTCGCCTTCTTCGCCTCCACGGCCGGACAACTGGCCGTCGACCGCGTGGGAGTGACGCGCTCGCTGCCCCTGGGCTGCGCGGTGCTCTTCTTCGGCCTCGTCCTCCTCGGGGCGGCGCTGTACACGGACCTCCTGGCGCTGGTCGTCCTGGCCGCCGTGGTCGGCGGCATGGGGCAGGGCCTCGCCTTCCGCGCGGCCCTGTCCTCCGTCGCCGCCGCGGCGCCGCCGGACCGGCGCGCGGCGGTGATCTCGACGCTGTTCGTGGTCGCGTACACCGGCATCTCGATCCCGGTGATCGGCGTGGGCCTGCTGGCCGACCCGCTCGGCCTGGAGGGGGCGGGGCTGGTGTTCATCGCCTGCATGCTGGTGCTCGTCGCCTCCGCCGCCGCGTATCTGATCCGGCGACCGGTGCCGGCGAAGGGGCCGTGA
- a CDS encoding tetratricopeptide repeat protein — protein MAASWDAGPVVARVRATVGSGGTEEAARVLGAALRADPQDRSARRELVLLLVASGRWEEALPWCDEPGAGAGADAAVGADADAGADDEEWLPEAITVALERRDFPLAEGCALLFARLRWGSSDPAVRSVVPLSVPKLRHDIDQMLHLRHLGVLGAEYDPVVDAYRSVHDRLAADGPGAREPLDTDANRAIAPTYNRLLHVRDTPRVARALSGRWDPATVEEQYVANAPGVVTVDDFLSQEALDELYRFSLESTVWFGNRYDHGRLGSLMQDGFVCPLLTQIAEELRAALPRLIGDRYPLRQIWGFKCGPEVPADVTTHADFAAVNVNFWITPDAANADEHSGGLVVHDVDAPLSWGFDSYNGRQDLIRPFLRSRGARSITIPYRQNRAVIFNSDLFHASDAVRFRPGYENLRINVTMLYGDREEELHHPRLSGPATPGLRPAWRSAALARTRARA, from the coding sequence GTGGCCGCGTCGTGGGACGCCGGTCCGGTGGTCGCCCGGGTGAGGGCGACCGTCGGCTCCGGCGGTACGGAGGAGGCGGCGCGCGTTCTCGGCGCCGCCCTCCGGGCCGACCCCCAGGACCGTTCGGCCCGGCGCGAGTTGGTGCTCCTGCTGGTGGCCTCGGGGCGTTGGGAGGAGGCGCTGCCGTGGTGCGACGAACCGGGCGCGGGCGCGGGTGCCGACGCGGCTGTGGGCGCGGATGCGGATGCGGGCGCCGACGACGAGGAGTGGCTGCCCGAGGCGATCACGGTGGCCCTGGAACGCCGCGACTTCCCCCTCGCCGAGGGATGCGCCCTGCTCTTCGCCCGCCTGCGCTGGGGCTCCTCCGACCCCGCCGTACGGTCGGTCGTCCCGCTGAGCGTGCCCAAACTGCGGCACGACATCGACCAGATGCTGCACCTCCGGCACCTGGGCGTGCTGGGTGCGGAGTACGACCCGGTCGTCGACGCCTACCGGTCGGTGCACGACCGGCTGGCGGCCGACGGCCCCGGGGCACGGGAGCCCCTCGACACCGACGCCAACCGGGCCATCGCACCCACGTACAACCGTCTCCTGCACGTCCGGGACACCCCGCGCGTGGCGCGTGCCCTGTCCGGCCGCTGGGATCCCGCCACGGTCGAGGAGCAGTACGTGGCGAACGCACCCGGCGTGGTGACCGTCGACGACTTCCTCAGCCAGGAGGCGCTGGACGAGCTGTACCGGTTCAGTCTGGAGTCGACGGTGTGGTTCGGCAACCGCTACGACCACGGCCGACTGGGCTCGCTCATGCAGGACGGCTTCGTCTGCCCCCTGCTCACCCAGATCGCCGAGGAACTGCGGGCCGCCCTGCCGCGGCTCATCGGGGACCGGTACCCGCTGCGCCAGATCTGGGGCTTCAAATGCGGCCCCGAGGTACCGGCCGACGTCACCACGCACGCGGACTTCGCCGCCGTCAACGTCAACTTCTGGATCACGCCGGACGCCGCGAACGCCGACGAGCACTCGGGCGGCCTGGTGGTGCACGACGTGGACGCCCCGTTGTCCTGGGGCTTCGACAGCTACAACGGCCGCCAGGACCTGATCCGCCCGTTCCTGCGCAGCCGCGGGGCCCGCAGCATCACCATCCCCTACCGGCAGAACCGGGCGGTGATCTTCAACTCCGACCTCTTCCACGCGTCGGACGCGGTCCGCTTCCGCCCCGGCTACGAGAACCTCCGCATCAACGTGACCATGCTCTACGGCGACCGGGAGGAGGAACTCCACCACCCGCGGCTGTCGGGCCCCGCCACACCGGGTCTCAGACCGGCCTGGCGTTCGGCCGCCCTCGCCCGTACACGAGCGAGGGCGTGA